The following is a genomic window from Treponema pallidum subsp. pallidum str. Nichols.
AGGCGGCTTATTCAGCACCCGCCGGAGGGCCAGTTCATCTGAGCCATTGACTATGAGCTGGAGAAACGCCAGCACGTCTTTTACCTCTGCGCGACTGTAGAATTTGAGCGTGCCGACAATGCGATACGGAATGCGATTCCGCAAAAAACACTGTTCAAAACTCAGCGACTGTGCATTTACCCGATATAAAATCGCCCAATCCGCGTATGGGATGCCGCGCGCACGCGCTTCTTGAATGAGGTGCACGCACAGCGCAGCTTCTTCATCTTGATTATTCAGCAAGAACAGGCGCGGCTTAGTACCTCCCGTGCGCTGGGCAATCAGCGCCTTTCCTAAGCGGTCTTGGTTTTTTTTCACTACCGAATCAGCAACACGCAGAATTGCGTCTGTGGACCGGTAGTTGTACTCCAGGCGGATAATCTGGGTATTTTGAAAGAACTCAGGGAAGGTCAAGATATTTTTTACCTCTGCTCCGCGAAAGCGATAGATGGACTGATCGTCGTCCCCTACCACACAAAGATAGGTGTGCGCACCGGTGAGCACCTGCAAGAAATGAAACTGCGCCACGTTTGAGTCTTGATACTCATCTACCATGACCACCTGCCACCGTGCATGCAGCTGTTCGGCGACGTCCTGGTGCTCACGCAAGAGCTGCACCGGAAGCATAATCAGATCCCCAAAGTCTACCGTTCCCATTTCGCGCATACGCCGATGGTAGCACGCATATGCGTGCGCAAACTGCCTGTCACCCAGAACGGCTCTGGCAGCGCATGCAGGAGCGGAGACACGCGCGTGCACTGACTCAAACGAGGCGCAGTCGAGCCCATAGTCCTTTGCCTGAGAAATTCCACGCGCGAGCATGCCTGCCCGACTGTGATCGCAATGAGGCAGGATTTTTGGCAAGAGTGCACGGACGTCATGGTCGTCATAAATACTAAAATGGGGGTTCAATCCCAGACGGACTGCATAGCGACGCAGGATCCACACCCCCAGTGCGTGGAAGGTACAGATAGTTGCCCCCTGCGCGGCAGACTCAAGCGCGCAGGCACGCGTGCGCATCTCACGCGCCGCTTTATTGGTAAAGGTTACTGCCAGAATCTGCTCGGGGCGAACCTGCCGGGAACGGATAAGATGGGCGATTTTGGTGGTGATAACGCGCGTCTTTCCTGAGCCTGCGCCGGCAAGGATAAGAAGCGGGCTGCCATAATGGCAAACGGCCTGACGCTGCGCCTCATTGAGCGCGCTCAGGTAGGATTCCACGCGCAGCCCTGCAACCGAAAACTGCCGCACCGCACCGAGTGCCACCGCGCCCGGGCGGCGCCCTGCACTGACGGCATGTTCCTTATTCTTCCAGGGCGGGGATGGGCTCTGCCATAAAGTCAGGCTCTGGTGCAACGGCAGCGGCGTGCGGCTCTGTAGAAGGAGCGGGATGCTCGTCCGCCCTGCGTGAGTGACTCACCGTCAGGGTGCGCCCCCGGTAAAAGAGGCCATTTAAACGGGCGATAACCGCTTCTGCCTCACCCGAAAGGACTTGGATAAAGGAATAGTGGTCGAGGATGCGGATGGTGCCGATGTGCTCGCGTGCAACATCGGCGCGCTGCATGAGCAGGGCGATGATGTCGCGCGGATAGATGTGCCGATTTTTTCCAATACTGATGAAGATGCTCGTG
Proteins encoded in this region:
- a CDS encoding ATP-dependent helicase, translated to MESYLSALNEAQRQAVCHYGSPLLILAGAGSGKTRVITTKIAHLIRSRQVRPEQILAVTFTNKAAREMRTRACALESAAQGATICTFHALGVWILRRYAVRLGLNPHFSIYDDHDVRALLPKILPHCDHSRAGMLARGISQAKDYGLDCASFESVHARVSAPACAARAVLGDRQFAHAYACYHRRMREMGTVDFGDLIMLPVQLLREHQDVAEQLHARWQVVMVDEYQDSNVAQFHFLQVLTGAHTYLCVVGDDDQSIYRFRGAEVKNILTFPEFFQNTQIIRLEYNYRSTDAILRVADSVVKKNQDRLGKALIAQRTGGTKPRLFLLNNQDEEAALCVHLIQEARARGIPYADWAILYRVNAQSLSFEQCFLRNRIPYRIVGTLKFYSRAEVKDVLAFLQLIVNGSDELALRRVLNKPPRGIGEKTQDALFVCAQQAAITDFTTLQSTHLTALGTRARQKVSSFLSLLRALRARMPQAPAAGEEARTSAPPEEPVEERTHDAEGLARFVSVVMEHTGLEEWYRQKDEEEGTQCAVNVQELMNAASLYACSHEGLVSFLEHIQLDQNMADEGGAADAVHLITIHNTKGLEFRRVILTGLENGVFPRDDEADIQEERRLMYVACTRAMDSLYLTACAYRRMWGRHTAMKPSRFLTELDSALLEITDPRHFA